AACATCTCCCGTTCCTCGAAACGGACATGCGCTTCCAGCGCGTCGGTCAGCGCGGTCAATGGCGCGACGAGGTCTGCACTGTTGCGCTCGGCGAGCGTCAGATCGTAGACCAGGCGATGCAGCGTCACATGCTCGCGCAACAGCCGCGTGACAGCGGCATCGCCGGCGGACGCGTGCCGCAGGTAACGGGGAAGGAGCCACTCTTCCTCGTGACGAAAATGCGGCAGCAGCGCCTCGCGATGAAAGGCGGCAAACTCGCGCGCGATCTGCACCAGCCGCGCCCGCGGCGCGCAGTTCTTGATGTGACGACGCGTCAGGACAACGCTCGTGAGCGTGTGATGATGCTCCCAGCTGAGAGGGTGGAGGTTCTTGTTGCGTTTCATTGGGACATTAACCGGCCGGGCATTCCCCCACCCCAACCCTCTCCCCCTCGGCTGCGCTTCCTTTGGCTCCGCTCAGGGCAGGTGGGACCTTTGGCCACAGGGAGAGGGCGAACACCGGTTCCGGGCGATTGCGTGAAATGGTTCGAGTTCTATTCTCCCATCGGGTGAAGGCGGATGAGGAAAACCAACCGATTGCAATCTCACTTCCACGTCTTCTTCCACTCCTCGAACTGGATCGGCCGGCCGGTCTCCAAAAACGATTTCAGCGAATCGAGCGTCCAGCTCCAGCCCATGCGCATATCATCGCGCCCCTTGGCGTCCGGCAGCTTCGTGTGCTGGATACGCACCGCCACCTTTCCTTTTCCCGATGGCGTGAAGGTCGCCTCGACCAGACTGCCGGGGCAGTGTTTTTCATTCTCCCATGTAAACCGCACGCGCCTGGGCGGAGTGACCGTGCGGTACTCGCCCTGGTCCCCGTCGCTGTTGGAATACCGGCCGCCGGGACGCAGATCGATCCTGGCTTTGGTCGTAAACCACTTCGACAGGAGTTTCGGATCGGTGAATGCGGCATACGCCTGTTTCTGCGCTGCCGCGATGGTGCGTTGGATGCTGACTTCGTACCGGCCGTTCATGCGCTGGCCGACCGCGCGTAAACCGCGATCCTGCTCGTAACGAACCGTGACCATCTGCGACCACCAGCCGGAGAGGTCATGGCTGTTGTGGAGATACGCGGCCCCGGCGGTGTGGCCTTTCTTGTCAGCCCCAAACTTGTCGAGGATGGCATACCACTGTTTCAGCGACTTTCCGGTCGCGCTCTTGACAGTGCCATCGCTGATCGCTCGTTCAGCGGCTTTTTTGGGGGGCATGTCGATCGGTCAGTCCCGTTTCCGTGCTATTGTCCGGTGAGGAAACGGGATTTCTTCTGTCCAATCCCTCACCGCCGCCCTTTCCCTCTGAGCTTCGCCCGGGAGCGACGGCCAACGGGAGCGGGCGCCCAGTTCCGGACCACATTCGTGGCTGTATCTATCCTCCGCTGGTCTCCGACTCGGCTTCGAGCGCTTCAATCTGTTTCTTCGCGTAGTCGGCGTCTTCGCCCTTGGGCCAGCGTTCCAGATAATTCTTGTAACCGATGATCGCCTGCCGCGTGTTGCCGGCCCTGGCGTGCAGGAACCCGATGTAGATCGCGGCATCATCGGCCCATTCACTCTTGGGCCACATCTCGATCAGCATCTGGGCGTGGCCGATGCCGTGGTCCCATTTCTCCAGCTTGCGCGCGATCAGAATGCGCTGGTAGTAACTATCATCGGCGACCCCCGCTTCGTTGGTCGCGTCGAGCACTCCGGCGCTCTCGAATCGAATGTCCGCTTCCTTGAACTCGCTGTGATTGAAGTATTTCTTGCCCAATTCAAACAAGAACTCGGCATCGAGCGTGCGGCCGGGGGTGCGCTCCAGTTCCTGCATGGCAGCCAATGTGCCGATTCCCTGCCGGTAGTCCTCGACAGTCTTGATGAATTCCTTCGCTTCGATAAAGCCGAGTGTGCGATCGATCTCCTCGCCCCCGGGATTGCAGACCAGAACGGTCGGCAGACCGGCGATCTTCCGATCGGCGCGGATCGTGGTGTCGACGTCGGTGTTGACCTTGACCAGCACATAATTGTTGCGCTCGGCCCATTCCTGGAAGCGTTTGCTGCCCCACGTGGACTCTGCCAGAGTCCGGCATGACCCTCAGCCGGGGTTGAAAATGTCGACCAGCAGCGGGCGTGATTCTTCCGTCGACAGTTTTGTCGCTGCGGCCAGGTCGCTTAACCACATCTCGTGCCCCTTGAATGTCTCCCACCAGCGGTCGCCGGAATCCTCATCGGCGAACACGGCAGGCGCCATCGGCCCGGACAAGGCGAGTAACGCGGCGATTACGGCAATTCTCAATACTGCACGCATGATGACTCCTTTCGATCAATCGGATCAGAACGGTCAACGATCTCTGCGGAAATGTACACGCCGGAGCGGATAGGGCAAGGGATATTGCTCTGTCGCAGACCCAGTTGTGCCTGGAGGATTCAATTGCAGGATTGACCTCAGAATGGGATTCCGTAGCTTCACCGTCCGAGGTCCCTATGGCCAAACTGCGGATTCTGGTTGTCGACGACGAGAAGCCCGGCCGGGAAATGATCGCCGGAGCACTGGAGGATGCCGGGTATACCGTGACTGCCGCCGAATCGGCGGAGGCGGCGCTGGCAGTCGCGACCAGGACATATTTCGAGATCGCAGTGCTCGATATCAAAATGCCGGGACGGTCGGGCCTGGAAATTCTGCCCGAACTGTTGGCGGCCAATCCGGAGCTGCAGGTCATCATGCTCTCGGCGGTGTGGAGTTTCGAGAGCGCCATGGAGGCAATGAAGAAGGGGGCATTCGACTTCCTCAAAAAACCCGCCGATCTCGACGAATTGTTGGCGACGATGGCGCGCGCCGGTGAGCGGCACTGGCTGTTGGCGGAGAATCGGTACCTGAAGGAGAAACTCGAAGAGCCGTTCGCCGATGAGAACATCATCATCAAGTCACCCGCGTTGCGTGAAGTCTTCTCGACCGTCGCCCGCGCGGCCGAAGCGGATACGACCGTGCTCTTACGCGGCGAGTCGGGAGTCGGCAAAGAGGTGGTCGCGCGGACTCTGCATACAGCGTCGCTGCGATCATCGGGACGGTTCATCGCAGTCAATTGCGCCGCGCTGCCGGAGACATTATTAGAAGCCGAACTGTTCGGGTCTGAAAAGGGCGCCTACACCGGCTCCAATGTCCGTCGCATCGGCCGCTTCGAGCTGGCTTCGGGCGGGACCCTCTTTCTCGATGAGATCGGCGATGTTCCCCCGCTCGTACAGGCCAAGCTGCTGCGCGTGCTGGAACAGAAGACATTCGAGCGACTGGGCGGGACCGAATCGATCAAGTCCGACTGCCGGATCGTCGCCGCGACGAATCAGGATTTGGAGGAGATGGTCAAAGATGGAGGGTTTCGCGAAGACCTGTACTATCGGCTGAATGTCATTCAGATCGTGATCCCGCCGTTGCGTCAACGCCGCGAGGACATCCTCCCGTTGGTCGAGCTGTTCATCAGGCGATCCGGCGCGCAGCGGGCGCGTCCCGTGGCAGGGATCACTCCGGCCGCCAAAGACCTGCTGATGTCGTACAGTTGGCCGGGAAACGTCCGCGAACTGCACAATGCCATCCAGCGCGCCTGTGTCATGGCGCGGGGCGATGCGCTCGATGTCAACGATTTCCCCTCGCATGTGCGCGGCTCCGATGCCGCAGCAGACACCGCCTCACTGGGCGCGGCGCCGACATTGCCGCTGGCCGAGGTCGAACGCCGGCACATCCTGGGCGCTCTCGAGCATCACAATTGGGTGCTCTCACAGGCGGCGGCCACGCTCGGCATCCACCGCAACACGCTGCGCCTCAAGATGAACGAGTACGGAATCAGCAAGCCGGCGTGAGTCTCAGTTGCGGCTCGGACGCGATCTCCTGTCCAGCTATTGTCCCTGCGAACGCATCACCCGACGGACAAGTGTCAAAACCGCGGCATTTCCGTAAGCTGGTCATTGCCTGCGAGCCCATGATACCTGTTCTTCCATCGCGACACGGACCAAATGAGTCCGAGATACCATGCACGATGTCACACACCGGAGGATCGCGTGAAGAATAGCATTGTGTTGTTGCCGATGGTGCTGCTGTTGGGGTCGTGCACCTACCAGCCCCAGCCCACGGGCGATGGCCGGGCCGACACCGGCCCGGCGATCAGCGTGCCCGAACTCAAGGAGCATGTCTACCACCTGGCCTCCGACGAATTGGAAGGGCGCAAGCCGGGCACCGAGGGCGGAAGCAAGGCGGCGGAGTACATCCGCGCAGAGTTCATCCGTTATGGGCTGGTCATGCTCGGTGACCACGGCTATCAGCCGTTCGATGTC
This genomic window from Candidatus Zixiibacteriota bacterium contains:
- a CDS encoding hemerythrin domain-containing protein, with product MKRNKNLHPLSWEHHHTLTSVVLTRRHIKNCAPRARLVQIAREFAAFHREALLPHFRHEEEWLLPRYLRHASAGDAAVTRLLREHVTLHRLVYDLTLAERNSADLVAPLTALTDALEAHVRFEEREMFPMIEAVLTADELSSLGEELLRSVSDAVVIPGGDGCRVKAASENAPLPDSL
- a CDS encoding SRPBCC family protein, yielding MPPKKAAERAISDGTVKSATGKSLKQWYAILDKFGADKKGHTAGAAYLHNSHDLSGWWSQMVTVRYEQDRGLRAVGQRMNGRYEVSIQRTIAAAQKQAYAAFTDPKLLSKWFTTKARIDLRPGGRYSNSDGDQGEYRTVTPPRRVRFTWENEKHCPGSLVEATFTPSGKGKVAVRIQHTKLPDAKGRDDMRMGWSWTLDSLKSFLETGRPIQFEEWKKTWK
- a CDS encoding sigma-54 dependent transcriptional regulator, yielding MAKLRILVVDDEKPGREMIAGALEDAGYTVTAAESAEAALAVATRTYFEIAVLDIKMPGRSGLEILPELLAANPELQVIMLSAVWSFESAMEAMKKGAFDFLKKPADLDELLATMARAGERHWLLAENRYLKEKLEEPFADENIIIKSPALREVFSTVARAAEADTTVLLRGESGVGKEVVARTLHTASLRSSGRFIAVNCAALPETLLEAELFGSEKGAYTGSNVRRIGRFELASGGTLFLDEIGDVPPLVQAKLLRVLEQKTFERLGGTESIKSDCRIVAATNQDLEEMVKDGGFREDLYYRLNVIQIVIPPLRQRREDILPLVELFIRRSGAQRARPVAGITPAAKDLLMSYSWPGNVRELHNAIQRACVMARGDALDVNDFPSHVRGSDAAADTASLGAAPTLPLAEVERRHILGALEHHNWVLSQAAATLGIHRNTLRLKMNEYGISKPA